A DNA window from Centroberyx gerrardi isolate f3 chromosome 3, fCenGer3.hap1.cur.20231027, whole genome shotgun sequence contains the following coding sequences:
- the LOC139933545 gene encoding dynamin-2-like isoform X1, which translates to MGNRGMEDLIPLINKLQDAFSSIGQSCNLDLPQIAVVGGQSAGKSSVLENFVGRDFLPRGSGIVTRRPLILQLVNNIAEYAEFLHCKGRKFVDFEEVRQEIEAETDRITGSNKGISAIPINLRVYSPNVLNLTLIDLPGMTKVAVGDQPVDIEHQIRDMLMQFITKESCLILAVTPANTDLANSDALKISKEVDPQGLRTIGVITKLDLMDEGTDARDILENKLLPLRRGYIGVVNRSQKDIDGRKDIRAALAAERKFFLSHPAYRHMAERMGTPHLQKALNQQLTNHIRDTLPGLRSKLQSQMLSLEKEVEEYKNFRPDDPTRKTKALLQMVQQFGVDFEKCIEGSGDQVDTSNLSGGAKINRIFHERFPFELVKMEFDEKELRKEISYAIKNIHGVRTGLFTPDLAFEAIVKKQIIKLKEPCLKCIDLVIQELINTVRQCTNKLNSYPRLREETERIVTTYVRERDSKTKDQVLLLIDIELSYINTNHEDFIGFANAQQRTAANATKKRVMPNQVIRRGWLTINISIMKGGSKDYWFVLTAESLSWYKDEEEKEKKYMLPLDNLKLRDVEKGFMSSKHVFAIFNTEQRNVYKDLRQIELACDTQEDVDSWKASFLRAGVYPEKDQADNEEMMSPSDSVSMDPQLERQVETIRNLVDSYIGIVNKSIRDLMPKTIMHLMINSAKDFIHSELLAYLYSAGDQGSLMEESPEQAQRRDEMLRMYHALKEALVIIGDISTTTISAPVPPPVDDSWLAKEHSPPPASRPASATAPPPSRPPAVRGPTPGPAPPLNPSPAFGGPPVPTRPGPPPGQTAYAADPNSGAAPPLIPSRPARVPPALPPGIPSRRPPAAPNRPTIIRPSEPSLLD; encoded by the exons ATGGGGAACCGGGGGATGGAAGACCTCATTCCCCTCATCAACAAGCTCCAGGACGCCTTCAGCTCCATCGGCCAGAGCTGCAACTTGGACCTGCCACAGATAGCGGTGGTCGGCGGCCAGAGCGCAGGGAAGAGCTCCGTCTTGGAGAATTTCGTTGGAAG ggACTTTTTGCCCAGAGGATCTGGCATTGTCACTCGTCGTCCTCTCATCCTCCAGCTGGTTAACAATATAGCAG AGTATGCTGAGTTCCTGCACTGCAAGGGCCGTAAGTTTGTGGACTTTGAGGAGGTCCGTCAGGAGATTGAAGCGGAGACCGACCGGATCACTGGATCCAACAAGGGCATCTCCGCCATCCCCATTAACCTCCGGGTCTACTCCCCTAATG TGCTGAACCTGACCCTCATCGACCTGCCGGGGATGACCAAGGTGGCGGTCGGGGACCAGCCAGTGGACATCGAGCACCAGATCCGGGACATGCTGATGCAGTTCATCACCAAGGAGAGCTGTCTGATCCTGGCCGTCACCCCGGCCAACACTGACCTGGCCAACTCTGACGCCCTCAAGATCTCTAAGGAGGTGGACCCTCAGG GCTTACGGACTATTGGTGTGATCACCAAGCTGGACCTGATGGACGAGGGGACGGACGCACGAGACATCCTGGAGAACAAACTACTGCCGCTCCGCAGGG GTTACATCGGGGTGGTGAACCGCAGTCAGAAGGACATTGATGGGAGGAAAGACATCCGTGCTGCTCTGGCTGCAGAGAGGAAGTTCTTCCTGTCCCACCCAGCCTACAGACACATGGCCGAACGCATGGGCACCCCACATCTGCAGAAGGCACTCaaccag CAACTTACCAACCACATCCGGGACACGTTGCCAGGGTTACGCAGTAAGCTGCAAAGCCAGATGCTGTCACTGGAGAAGGAAGTGGAGGAATACAAGAACTTCCGTCCTGACGACCCCACGCGCAAGACCAAGGCCCTGCTCca GATGGTGCAGCAGTTTGGCGTGGACTTTGAGAAGTGCATTGAGGGCTCTGGGGACCAGGTGGACACCTCCAACTTGTCTGGTGGAGCCAAGATCAACCGCATCTTTCATGAGCGCTTCCCCTTCGAGCTGGTGAAG ATGGAGTTTGATGAGAAGGAGCTGAGGAAAGAGATCAGTTATGCCATCAAGAACATCCATGGAGTCAG GACAGGCCTGTTCACCCCAGACCTGGCGTTTGAGGCCATAGTGAAAAAGCAGATCATTAAGCTGAAAGAGCCCTGTCTGAAATGCATCGACCTGGTCATCCAGGAGCTCATCAACACAGTCAGACAGTGCACCAATAAG ctgAACTCGTACCCTCGACTGAgagaagagacggagagaattGTCACCACCTacgtcagagagagagacagcaagaccAAAGAccag gtgctgctgctgattgACATCGAGCTCTCCTACATCAACACTAACCATGAAGACTTCATTGGGTTTGCCAA TGCCCAGCAAAGGACTGCTGCTAACGCTACCAAGAAGAGAGTCATGCCTAATCAG GTGATCCGGAGGGGCTGGCTCACTATCAACATCAGTATCATGAAGGGAGGGTCCAAGGACTACTGGTTTGTCCTGACCGCCGAGTCTCTCTCCTGGTACAAGGATGAGGAG gagaaagagaagaagtaCATGCTGCCTCTGGACAACCTGAAGCTGAGAGATGTGGAGAAGGGCTTCATGTCCAGCAAACATGTCTTTGCCATCTTCAACACTGAACAGAG gaaCGTGTATAAAGACCTGCGTCAGATTGAGTTGGCCTGTGACACTCAGGAGGATGTAGACAGCTGGAAGGCTTCGTTCCTCAGAGCCGGTGTTTATCCTGAGAAAGACCAG GCTGACAATGAAGAAATGATGTCTCCTAGTGACAGTGTGTCCATGGACCCCCAGCTGGAGCGGCAGGTGGAGACCATCCGCAACCTGGTGGACTCCTACATCGGCATCGTCAACAAGTCCATCAGAGACCTCATGCCCAAGACCATCATGCACCTGATGATCAACAGT GCTAAAGACTTCATCCACTCGGAGCTGCTGGCCTACCTGTACTCTGCTGGGGACCAGGGCAGCTTGATGGAGGAGTCGCCAGAGCAAGCCCAGAGGAGGGATGAGATGTTGAGGATGTACCACGCTCTGAAGGAGGCGCTGGTCATCATAGGGGACATCAGCACCACCACCATCTCTGCCCCGGTACCCCCACCTGTAGACGACAGCTGGCTGGCCAAGGAACATAG CCCTCCCCCAGCGTCCCGCCCCGCCTCAGCTACTGCGCCTCCTCCCAGCCGGCCCCCGGCAGTGAGGGGGCCCACCCCGGGTCCTGCACCCCCGCTCAACCCCTCCCCAGCATTCGGAGGGCCGCCCGTCCCTACTAGACCTGGACCCCCGCCGGGCCAAACGGCCTACGCAGCCGATCCTAACTCTGGCGCCgcccctcctctcatcccttccAGACCGGCCCGCGTGCCCCCTGCACTGCCCCCCGGCATCCCCAG cagaAGACCCCCGGCTGCTCCCAACCGACCCACTATCATACGTCCTTCAGAGCCCTCCCTGCTtgactag